Genomic segment of Leptolyngbya sp. 'hensonii':
TATCAATGCTCCAATGCTCAGTTAGTTCCTCATTCTCCCACTTTCGCTTCATCCTACGCCTCTAAATGACTGCTTCAGAGAGCGTAAAACATCGGCAGCGAAGATAATCCAAACTTATCATTCAGAAGATGTACAAAGCAGATACCTGGGGAAATTCAGCCGCCAGAAGTCAGGCGCAGCAAAGCTTGTGGGCTAATTGCATCTCATGACAGCTTCGCTTCAATCACCCCTTCCTGGTTAACGGCTAGCGCTGCTCTGACTTGGGCCGTGCGAATCCTTTCCTTCAGGCTACGCAGAAAATCGTTATAGGCTACTGAAGGAGGCAAAGCATCGGACATAGCTCAAAGAGGCATCAAGAATGAGTTAGAGAGTAGCACGAAATCAGCGTCAGGTGCGCCCATCCTAGCCTGGATATTCCAGCCGCGATCGGCCAGGGCTGTGATTATGCCACCAGGGCCGGGTCATTTTTGCCCGTAGGCGTAACATTCGGCTCTGCCTGATATCCGTCTGGGTGGGGTATTCACCTCGGTTAGGGCTAAAAAATTCGATCGCGCTTTGCGCGATAACGAAGGGAAAAGAAACAAGGGCAAAGGGCGAGAAGGCAAGAGGGCAAAGGGTTACAGAGGCCCTGAAACCGAACAACACACACGAAAACCGTCGACGTCGCTGCGCCACTCCGCATCATTGAAGTTGCGGTAAGCGGAACGGCAGACCCAGGGATAGCTGAGCCACGAACCGCCCCGTAGCACCCGTAAACCTTCTTCAGAGCGGTTTTCAGCGATCCAAGCCCTGCCATCTCTAGGGGCACCTTCATAACTACTATGCCAATCATCTTCACACCACTCCCAGACATTGCCATGTAGGTCATACAGACCCCACCCATTGGGGGGGTAGGTGGCTACAGGAGTTGTTCCATGAGACCCCTCGGATTTTGTCGGGGAGTTCTGGTACGTTTCGCTCCAATCATAATTGCCCAGGTCTGGGGTGAGGATCTCGCCAAAGTGGAATGGCGTGGTGGTTCCGGCCCGACAGGCATATTCCCATTCAGCTTCGCTGGGCAGGCGGTAGGGGCGTTGAGTGTGTTGAGCCAGTCGATCGCAAAACTCAACCGCATCATGCCAGGAAACTTGCTCAACTGGATGCTCATTTCCCTTAAATTCGGATGGATCGGGGTCTAAATCGCGCTTGGCTGGGCGCAGGGCGGCCACTACTTTCCACTGGGCCTGGGTGACAGGGGTTCTGCCCATGAAAAAAGTGGGCACAGTGACCGGATGCTGGGGACCTTCAGCTTGATTCCGTTCAGGCTCATCCTCCGGTGATCCCATCAAAAATGAGCCGCCTGGAATCAGGACCATGTCCAGGACAACCCCCTGGCCCAGATCTTCCGGGTAGTACCTGGCGGTACGTGGCTCTCGCCGAAGGGTAATTTTCATAGGGCAGGAAGGAGGAGACAGAGGAATGGCAGAATGCTATCATTTGCGCTTACCCTTCTCCAACCCTTCTCAGACCCAGCCCCATACAGGCGTTGCAGGCAACGCCTCATCCAAACCCACCCCGGCCCGCAGGGCCGGGGTGGGTCTACTTTAAGGGTGGGGCAACCGTTCGCCGGAGCTACCAGGCTGCCCCACCCGTTTGATTTTCGGATGCTGGTGCATCACAGGAACAGGTCTGGGCTCCTCTTCGACACGCCCGGTGAATTCCCATCCACCAGCTCTGGTACAGAAGAGTGCTGAAACCGAACAACACACACGAAAACCGTTGTTGTTGTTGCGCCACTCCGCATCA
This window contains:
- a CDS encoding formylglycine-generating enzyme family protein, which produces MKITLRREPRTARYYPEDLGQGVVLDMVLIPGGSFLMGSPEDEPERNQAEGPQHPVTVPTFFMGRTPVTQAQWKVVAALRPAKRDLDPDPSEFKGNEHPVEQVSWHDAVEFCDRLAQHTQRPYRLPSEAEWEYACRAGTTTPFHFGEILTPDLGNYDWSETYQNSPTKSEGSHGTTPVATYPPNGWGLYDLHGNVWEWCEDDWHSSYEGAPRDGRAWIAENRSEEGLRVLRGGSWLSYPWVCRSAYRNFNDAEWRSDVDGFRVCCSVSGPL